Proteins encoded in a region of the Streptomyces violaceoruber genome:
- a CDS encoding D-alanyl-D-alanine carboxypeptidase family protein yields MTIGFSSRAVRATCMLCAAGLLTLVPATAAARAGRPDPGPPGDAAAPRSSPLYRSGTQVRPHPAAPRVPEVSALSWVVADAGTGDVLAANDAHRELPPASTLKTLFALTVLPALPGGIRHEVGPEDLSGIGPGSSLVGVVEGQTYRVSDLWNGVFLNSGNDAVHVLASLTGGWSATAARMQAEARALGARDTHVRSPDGYDAPGQVSSAYDLAVFGREGLRRPDFARYCAKVDAMFPGRDGSSYGIMNTNRLLTGADGVQPYPGLIGVKNGYTSNAGNTLIAAARRDGRTLVVTVMNPQEGGGHAVYEEARALLDWGFEAAGEVDPVGSLDPEDHRPRQGPQAVPAAVSAAKPAEDVPGWPETGAILGVAGLGAGVMALALRIKLVRDDGS; encoded by the coding sequence ATGACTATCGGATTCTCATCCCGGGCGGTTCGAGCCACCTGCATGCTCTGCGCGGCAGGACTGCTGACGCTCGTGCCCGCCACCGCGGCCGCCCGCGCGGGGCGGCCGGACCCCGGTCCGCCCGGCGATGCGGCGGCGCCCCGGTCGTCGCCGCTGTACCGCTCCGGCACGCAGGTCCGGCCGCACCCCGCGGCGCCCCGGGTTCCCGAAGTCTCCGCCCTGTCCTGGGTCGTGGCCGACGCCGGTACGGGCGACGTGCTGGCGGCGAACGACGCCCACCGCGAGCTGCCCCCGGCCAGCACCCTCAAGACGCTGTTCGCGCTCACGGTGCTGCCCGCGCTGCCGGGCGGCATCCGGCACGAGGTGGGCCCCGAGGACCTGTCCGGCATCGGTCCGGGCAGCAGCCTGGTCGGTGTCGTCGAGGGCCAGACGTACCGCGTCTCCGACCTGTGGAACGGCGTCTTCCTCAACTCCGGGAACGACGCCGTGCACGTGCTCGCCTCGCTCACCGGCGGGTGGAGCGCCACGGCGGCCCGGATGCAGGCCGAGGCCCGCGCCCTCGGCGCCCGCGACACCCACGTCCGCTCGCCCGACGGGTACGACGCCCCGGGCCAGGTCTCCTCCGCGTACGACCTGGCCGTCTTCGGCCGGGAAGGGCTGCGGCGTCCCGACTTCGCGCGGTACTGCGCCAAGGTCGACGCGATGTTCCCCGGCCGCGACGGGAGCTCGTACGGGATCATGAACACCAACCGGCTGCTCACCGGGGCCGACGGCGTGCAGCCGTACCCGGGGCTGATCGGGGTGAAGAACGGCTACACCAGCAACGCGGGCAACACGCTCATCGCCGCCGCCCGCCGCGACGGACGGACCCTGGTCGTCACGGTGATGAACCCGCAGGAGGGCGGCGGCCACGCCGTCTACGAGGAGGCCCGGGCACTGCTCGACTGGGGCTTCGAGGCGGCCGGCGAGGTCGACCCGGTGGGCTCACTGGACCCCGAGGACCACCGGCCCCGGCAGGGACCGCAGGCCGTACCCGCGGCGGTGAGCGCGGCGAAGCCGGCCGAGGACGTGCCGGGTTGGCCGGAGACGGGCGCGATCCTCGGTGTCGCGGGGCTCGGCGCGGGCGTCATGGCGCTCGCCCTGCGGATCAAGCTCGTCCGGGACGACGGCAGTTGA
- the rho gene encoding transcription termination factor Rho codes for MSEVLFPAVRRRVVRPLARLFPSLRMSHARVLERTDHMTTTLEHPPVQHAPADIASGVLDIETGGKGRLRGRNLQPEPADPALSPALIRRHGLRRGDLVEGVCGDRRTLTDVVRVNGRTPDRRSRPHFADLTPLHPHERLRLEHPAAGLAGRVVDLLAPVGKGQRGLIVAPPKTGKTVLLQQFAAAVAGNHPEARLMVVLLDERPEEVTDMRRSVRGEVYSSTFDRSARQHIALAELVIERAKRLVEAGEDVVILLDSLTRLCRAHNNAASSGGRTLSGGVDAGALLGPKRFFGAARKAEEGGSLTILATALVETGSRADDFYFEELKSTGNMELRLSREPASRRVFPAVEPVGSGTRREELLLSGAETTALRGLRRALVARDGQSGLETLLERLRRTPDNATFLRQVQPTLPAG; via the coding sequence GTGTCCGAGGTGCTGTTCCCCGCCGTCCGGAGGCGTGTCGTCCGACCCCTCGCGCGGCTCTTCCCTTCCTTGCGCATGTCCCATGCCCGTGTCCTCGAAAGGACCGACCACATGACCACCACACTCGAGCACCCCCCTGTACAGCACGCCCCGGCCGACATCGCGAGCGGTGTCCTCGACATCGAAACGGGCGGCAAGGGGCGCCTGCGCGGCAGGAACCTCCAGCCCGAGCCGGCCGACCCGGCCCTCTCCCCCGCACTGATCCGCCGGCACGGGCTGCGCAGGGGCGACCTCGTCGAGGGGGTGTGCGGCGACCGGCGCACCCTGACCGACGTCGTCCGCGTCAACGGGCGTACGCCCGACCGGCGGAGCCGGCCGCACTTCGCCGACCTGACCCCGCTGCACCCGCACGAGCGGCTGCGGCTCGAACACCCGGCGGCCGGTCTCGCCGGACGCGTCGTCGATCTGCTCGCCCCGGTCGGCAAGGGCCAGCGCGGACTGATCGTCGCCCCGCCGAAGACCGGCAAGACCGTCCTCCTCCAGCAGTTCGCCGCCGCGGTGGCCGGCAACCACCCCGAGGCCCGCCTGATGGTGGTGCTGCTCGACGAACGCCCCGAGGAGGTCACCGACATGCGGCGCTCGGTACGCGGCGAGGTCTACTCCTCGACCTTCGACCGGAGCGCCAGGCAGCACATCGCGCTCGCCGAGCTGGTGATCGAGCGGGCCAAGCGGCTCGTCGAGGCCGGCGAGGACGTCGTCATCCTCCTCGACTCCCTCACCCGGCTGTGCAGGGCGCACAACAACGCCGCCTCCTCCGGCGGCCGCACGCTCAGCGGCGGCGTCGACGCCGGGGCGCTGCTGGGTCCCAAGCGGTTCTTCGGCGCGGCCCGCAAGGCGGAGGAGGGCGGTTCCCTCACCATCCTCGCCACCGCCCTGGTCGAGACCGGCTCGCGTGCCGACGACTTCTACTTCGAGGAGCTGAAGAGCACCGGCAACATGGAACTGCGGCTGAGCCGGGAGCCGGCCTCCCGCCGGGTCTTCCCGGCCGTCGAACCGGTCGGCTCGGGCACCCGGCGCGAGGAGCTGCTGCTGTCCGGTGCCGAGACGACCGCCCTGCGCGGGCTGCGGCGGGCCCTGGTGGCCCGGGACGGGCAGTCCGGCCTGGAGACCCTGCTGGAGCGGCTGCGCCGGACGCCGGACAACGCCACGTTCCTGCGACAGGTCCAGCCGACGCTGCCCGCGGGCTGA
- a CDS encoding glutaminase → MAIMSTPTTFRPVLERIAEEIERTPGSGRPADYIPALAARDPRRFGMAVAELDGTVYGVGDWREPFSAQSLTKVFTLALDLAREGDALWEHVGREPSGNPFNSLVQLEYENGIPRNPFINAGALVVTDRLHTRTGDAAGELLAFLRAESGNPDLGHDEEVAASEAAHGDRNAALAHFMASYGNIDNPVPVLLDQYFRQCSVAASCADLALATGFLARHGIRADGTRLLSRSRAKQINAVMLTCGTYDAAGDFAHRVGLPGKSGVGGGIIAVVPGHCTLCVWGPGLDERGNSVAGVAALDRFTTLTGLSVF, encoded by the coding sequence ACCTTCCGGCCGGTCCTGGAGCGCATCGCCGAGGAGATCGAGCGGACCCCGGGCAGCGGCCGGCCCGCCGACTACATCCCCGCCCTCGCCGCCCGCGACCCGCGCCGCTTCGGCATGGCCGTCGCTGAGCTGGACGGCACGGTCTACGGGGTGGGGGACTGGCGGGAGCCGTTCTCCGCGCAGTCCCTCACCAAGGTCTTCACCCTCGCCCTCGACCTGGCCAGGGAGGGCGACGCCCTGTGGGAGCACGTGGGCCGCGAGCCGTCCGGCAACCCGTTCAACTCCCTGGTGCAGCTGGAGTACGAGAACGGCATCCCGCGCAACCCGTTCATCAACGCGGGCGCCCTCGTCGTCACCGACCGGCTGCACACCCGCACCGGCGACGCGGCCGGCGAACTGCTCGCCTTCCTGCGCGCCGAGAGCGGCAACCCGGACCTCGGTCACGACGAGGAGGTCGCCGCCTCCGAGGCCGCGCACGGCGACCGGAATGCCGCGCTGGCGCACTTCATGGCGTCCTACGGCAACATCGACAACCCCGTCCCGGTGCTCCTGGACCAGTACTTCCGCCAGTGCTCCGTCGCCGCGTCCTGCGCCGACCTGGCCCTGGCCACCGGCTTCCTGGCCCGGCACGGCATCCGTGCGGACGGCACCCGGCTGCTCAGCCGCAGCCGGGCCAAGCAGATCAACGCGGTGATGCTGACCTGCGGGACCTACGACGCGGCCGGCGACTTCGCGCACCGGGTGGGTCTGCCGGGCAAGAGCGGGGTCGGCGGCGGCATCATCGCGGTGGTGCCGGGGCACTGCACGCTGTGCGTGTGGGGCCCCGGCCTGGACGAGCGGGGCAACTCGGTGGCCGGGGTGGCGGCCTTGGACCGCTTCACGACGCTCACGGGGCTGTCGGTGTTCTGA